Proteins encoded together in one Lathamus discolor isolate bLatDis1 chromosome 3, bLatDis1.hap1, whole genome shotgun sequence window:
- the JMJD1C gene encoding probable JmjC domain-containing histone demethylation protein 2C isoform X3, translating to MQGPYSLNGYRVRVYRQDSATQWFTGIITHHDLFTRTMVVMNDQVLEPQNVDPSMVQMTFLDDVVHSLLKGENIGITSRRRSRSNQNSNTVHGHYTRAQANSPRPAMNSQTAAPKQNSHQHQQQRNTRPNKRKGSDSSMPDEEKMKEDRYDYIGRGENPKTKNKHFLSKRRKPEEDEKKLNMKRLRTDNVSDYSESSDSEISNKRLTDSSSEQNSENELKSKNTSKINGEEGKSQTIEEVEQTLTDRRSPWDEIQEDKNHEETEGLKSSVLDQQEKSSLHAVEQPTSYEQNAKDPHVQECNAEKHHTADFKNEQFLPRPPTPKCVVDATNKNSSEKENQDDAASTFGVQTVQKIESHSSDLKQQFANANFLEVRKQEADQSWANSAVKTDLIQPGVVKTLSVNEHLNPEKEKAQYGSFMSSLNVASLAEESKLHKQNPVPDSVKSKPSASVDHPKTKSPDVKPKFTQSSDTVKSKVSSQNSHATGLTRSANKTDHDLPRSSFHPVPARVSALEATKSPLIIDKNEHFTVYRDPTLIGQETGTNHISPYLHQHNYPLHSSSHRTCLNPNAHHPALTGSSHLLAGSSAQAPLSAINTHPLSTASHHSVHHPHLLPAVLPGVPAASLLGGHPRLETAHASSLSHLALAHQQQQQMLQHQSPHLLGQAHPSASYNQLGLYPIIWQYPNGTHAYSGLGLPSSKWVHPETPVNAEASLRRSSPSPWLHQPTPVTSADSLGLLSHIPVRPSSADPLRPLKLAAHSSPPLSKSIAEHHKEELERKAFIEPLRSVTTAPVKTELEQSRTQTAKESHVHRHFADPMLNQLPRPPQETGERLSKYKEEHRRILQESIEVAPFTAKIKALEGERETYSRVTSLSSSPKSHSVKYDKDAERSVSELYKMKHSVPQSLPQSNYFTTLSNSVVNEPPRSYPSKEASSAYVDKPSNCPSTAASPQTLPSYISSLSKPPPLIKHQPESEGSASKIPEQLPQSVQSHSINSFRSDSRSPTQLSVSSSNTLRSMPALHRAPVFHPPVHQNLEKKESSYSSLSPPTLTPVQPVNAGGSKIQELQKPPTLVPEPKEAQTVYKGASEQNLSEMWKSNNAPKNEKVDWHVERMSGKSQSATASVIVRPPSSTKYESVPVMQSASKDRVSERSSAVTNQADCLKTAEARETGRIILPNMNSDSARTQYEKKFPAVSQGSIPHAVTPTTTMICSTKMDVTTSAATTTSVSSWGSSEVTYSLSNTVLACAPLECTASRTASQAVAQTQECKVSTPPLVTPAAGKTGSTAQPSSGFSTSTDFVHLKKHKAALAAAQFKSSNTSETESNSVKNQTFSTSLSLDSAIVCNTINKANSVGSGQTSQTSQPNYHTKLKKAWLTRHSEEDKNTNKKENSGNSVSEIIKPCTVNLIASTSNDLQNNIDSKILADKFAKEDKHPRRKAKRTYESGSESGDSDESESKSEQRTKRQPKPTYKKKQNDLQKKKGDTEEEVKPNGVLSRSAKEKSKLKLQSGGNSTGIPRSVLKDWRKVKKLKQTGESFLQDDSCSEIGPNLQKCRECRLIRSKKGEEPSHSPVFCRFYYFRRLSFSKNGVVRIDGFSSPDQYDDEALSLWTHENYEDDELDLETSKYILDIIGDKFCQLVTSEKTAMSWVKKDAKIAWKRAVRGVREMCDACEATLFNIHWVCQKCGFVVCLDCYKAKERKSSRDKELYAWMKCVKGQPHDHKHLMPTQIIPGSVLTDLLDAMHNIREKFEIKSHCQCASKQSAQAGKLPAMNGVSQVLQNVLNHSNKISLCMPESQQQNTPQKSEANGNTSPRSDVSTDSKLTPPESQSPLHWLADLAEQKAREEKKENKECPSGKHSKEEKDQDNLESQNCKSSPPPSQNNEQGSTLRDLLTTTAGKLRLGSTDAGIAFAPVYSTGTASGKSGRTMPNILDDIIASVVENKIPPNRAPKINVKSEIKDEPKDDKKCIQDDCSKRYSDIQYSWICDKHVLWLRDHKNSNNWKLFKECWKQGRPVLVSGMHKKMNFSLWKAESISLDFGNQQADILNCKDSIISNTNVKEFWDGFEDVSKRQKIKNGETALLKLKDWPSGEDFKAMMPARYEDLLKSLPLPEYCSPEGKLNLASHLPGFFVRPDLGPRLCSAYGVAATKDHDIGTTNLHIEVSDVVNILVYVGIAKGNGVLSKSGVLKKLEEEDLDDLLRKRLKDSSELPGALWHIYAGKDADKIREFLQKIAKEQGLDLLPEHDPIRDQSWYVNKKLRQRLLEEYGVKTCTVIQFLGDAIILPAGALHQVQNFHSCVQVTEDFVSPEHLVQSFHLTQELRLSKEEINYDDKLQVKNILYHAVKEMVRALKIHEGELEDMDEN from the exons ATGCAAG GTCCGTACTCCTTAAATGGTTATAGGGTGAGAGTGTACAGACAGGATTCTGCCACCCAGTGGTTTACTGGTATCATTACTCATCATGATCTCTTCACCCGCACTATGGTTGTTATGAATGACCAG GTGTTAGAACCTCAGAATGTTGATCCTTCTATGGTTCAGATGACCTTTCTAGATGATGTTGTTCACTCTTTGTTGAAAGGTGAAAATATTGGCATCACTTCACGCCGACGGTCTCGTTCCAACCAGAACAGCAACACAGTCCAC GGTCATTATACACGTGCACAAGCAAATAGTCCCAGACCAGCAATGAATTCCCAAACTGCAGCACCAAAACAGAATTCTCACCAGCACCAGCAACAGAGGAATACTCGTCCAAATAAGAGGAAAGGTTCTGATAGCAGCATGCCTGATGAAGAGAAGATGAAAGAAGATAGATATGATTATATAGGTCGAGGAG aaaaccccaaaaccaaaaataaacacttccttagtaagagaagaaaacctgaagaggatgaaaaaaaacTAAATATGAAGAGACTGAGGACAGATAATGTCTCGGATTACTCTGAGAGCAGTGACTCagaaatttcaaataaaagatTAACAGATTCGTCCTCAgagcaaaattcagaaaatgaGTTAAAAAGCAAGAACACTTCGAAGATAaatggagaagaaggaaaatccCAAACTATTGAGGAGGTGGAACAGACACTAACGGATAGGCGGTCTCCATGGGATGAAATACAGGAGGATAAAAACCATGAAGAGACAGAAGGACTGAAGTCGTCTGTCTTAGATCAGCAAGAAAAATCTTCACTCCATGCAGTAGAGCAGCCAACATCTTATGAGCAGAATGCCAAGGATCCACATGTTCAAGAGTGCAATGCTGAAAAACATCACACAGCGGATTTTAAGAATGAGCAGTTCTTACCCAGGCCTCCTACTCCAAAATGTGTTGTTGATGCTACTAATaaaaacagctctgaaaaggAGAACCAGGATGATGCTGCAAGTACCTTTGGTGTGcaaacagttcagaaaataGAATCTCACAGCAGCGATTTAAAACAACAGTTTGCAAATGCAAATTTCCTTGAAGTAAGAAAACAGGAAGCTGATCAAAGTTGGGCTAACAGTGCTGTTAAAACGGATTTGATACAACCTGGGGTTGTAAAAACGTTATCAGTAAACGAACACTTaaatcctgaaaaagaaaaagctcaatATGGCTCGTTTATGTCTTCGTTAAATGTAGCTTCTCTAGCAGAAGAGAGTAAACTGCATAAACAAAATCCAGTCCCTGATTCTGTGAAGTCAAAACCTAGTGCTTCAGTTGATCATCCTAAAACAAAGTCACCTGATGTTAAGCCTAAATTCACCCAATCTTCTGATACTGTGAAGTCTAAGGTTAGTTCCCAAAACAGCCATGCTACTGGATTAACAAGGTCAGCCAATAAAACTGATCATGATTTGCCTAGGTCTAGttttcatccagttccagctagAGTTAGTGCTCTAGAAGCTACTAAAAGTCCTCTTATCATTGACAAGAATGAACATTTCACAGTGTACAGGGACCCCACTCTGATTGGACAAGAAACAGGAACTAATCACATTTCACCTTATTTGCATCAGCATAATTATCCTCTGCATTCCTCATCCCACCGAACCTGTTTAAATCCAAATGCTCATCATCCTGCATTAACTGGTTCATCCCATCTGCTAGCTGGGTCTTCAGCTCAGGCTCCCTTGTCCGCTATTAACACTCATCCCCTTAGTACTGCATCTCACCATTCTGTTCATCACCCTCATCTACTTCCTGCAGTGTTACCTGGAGTGCCTGCTGCCTCCTTGCTGGGTGGCCATCCACGACTAGAGACTGCTCATGCTAGCAGCTTAAGCCATTTGGCATTagcacaccagcagcagcaacagatgTTACAACACCAGTCTCCACATCTTCTTGGACAAGCTCATCCTTCTGCTTCCTATAATCAGCTAGGGCTTTATCCAATTATTTGGCAGTATCCAAATGGAACACATGCTTACTCAGGACTTGGTCTGCCCTCCTCCAAGTGGGTCCACCCAGAAACTCCTGTTAACGCAGAGGCTTCCTTGAGAAGG AGTTCTCCCAGCCCATGGTTACACCAGCCCACCCCAGTGACCTCAGCTGACAGCCTTGGTTTACTGAGTCACATTCCTGTGCGACCGTCCAGTGCAGATCCCCTTCGGCCTCTCAAACTGGCAGCGCATTCCAGCCCACCATTGTCCAAGAGTATCGCAGAGCATCACAAAGA agaacTGGAGAGGAAAGCATTTATTGAACCATTACGTTCTGTTACAACTGCACCAGTAAAAACAGAGTTAGagcaaagcagaacacagaCAGCAAAGGAGAGCCATGTGCACAGGCATTTTGCAGATCCAATGTTGAACCAGCTGCCAAGGCCACCGCAAGAGACTGGGGAGCGACTGAGCAAATACAAAGAAGAACACAGAAGGATACTACAAGAAAGTATTGAAGTTGCTCCTTTTACAgctaaaataaaagcacttgagggagagagagagaccTACTCCAGGGTAACTTCCTTATCTTCAAGTCCCAAAAGCCATTCAGTAAAATatgacaaagatgctgaacgCTCTGTGTCAGAACTGTATAAAATGAAGCATTCTGTTCCACAGAGTTTGCCACAGAGTAACTATTTCACCACCTTGTCTAACAGTGTTGTAAATGAACCACCAAGATCTTACCCATCAAAGGAAGCTTCAAGTGCATATGTTGATAAGCCAAGTAATTGTCCTTCAACAGCAGCTAGTCCCCAGACCCTCCCCTCttatatttcttctctttcaaaacCCCCACCTTTAATTAAGCACCAGCCAGAAAGTGAAGGCTCCGCAAGCAAGATACCCGAGCAGCTTCCACAGTCAGTGCAGTCTCACTCTATAAATTCTTTTAGAAGTGACAGCAGGAGCCCTACTCAGTTGTCAGTCTCTTCCTCAAATACACTCCGGAGTATGCCTGCCTTGCATAGAGCCCCTGTGTTTCACCCACCTGTGCATCAGAAcctggagaagaaggaaagcagctaTAGCAGTCTTTCGCCTCCAACCCTAACCCCTGTTCAACCCGTTAATGCTGGTGGTAGCAAAATACAGGAGTTGCAGAAACCACCAACTTTAGTACCTGAGCCTAAGGAAGCTCAGACTGTTTACAAGGGTGCTTCTGAACAGAATTTGTCAGAAATGTGGAAGTCAAATAATGCCccaaagaatgaaaaagtgGATTGGCATGTTGAAAGAATGAGTGGAAAGTCACAGTCCGCTACAGCATCTGTTATTGTGCGTCCTCCTTCTAGCACGAAATACGAGAGCGTACCGGTAATGCAGTCTGCTTCCAAAGATCGAGTTAGTGAGAGATCTTCAGCTGTGACAAATCAAGCAGATTGCCTGAAAACAGCGGAAGCCAGGGAGACTGGAAGAATAATTCTGCCAAATATGAACTCAGACAGTGCTCGCACACAGTATGAAAAGAAATTTCCAGCTGTCTCGCAAGGCAGTATTCCTCATGCTGTCACTCCTACCACAACTATGATCTGCAGTACCAAAATGGATGTCACCACATCAGCAGCAACAACTACTAGCGTGTCAAGCTGGGGTAGTTCAGAAGTGACTTACTCCTTATCAAACACGGTTTTGGCCTGTGCACCGCTAGAGTGTACTGCCTCAAGAACAGCAAGTCAGGCGGTGGCACAGACCCAGGAATGCAAGGTCAGCACTCCACCTCTGGTTACACCCGCTGCTGGCAAGACAGGCAGCACTGCTCAACCCAGCTCAGGATTCTCCACCTCCACCGACTTTGTTCATTTGAAAAAGCACAAGGCAGCGTTGGCTGCAGCTCAGTTTAAAAGTAGTAACACCAGTGAGACTGAGTCCAACTCTGTGAAAAATCAGACATTTTCAACCTCTCTCTCCCTAGACAGTGCTATCGTCTGTAATACAATAAACAAAGCGAACTCTGTAGGCAGTGGGCAGACTTCCCAGACGAGTCAGCCAAACTACCACACTAAACTGAAAAAGGCTTGGCTAACAAGGCATTCTGAGGAAGATAAAAACACtaataaaaaagagaattcaGGGAACAGCGTTTCAGAAATTATTAAGCCATGTACTGTCAATTTAATAGCTTCTACATCAAATGATTTGCAAAATAACATAGATAGCAAAATCTTGGCAGATAAGTTTGCTAAGGAAGATAAGCACCctaggagaaaagcaaaacGAACTTACGAGTCTGGCTCTGAAAGCGGAGACTCTGATGAGAGTGAGAGCAAGTCAGAGCAAAGGACTAAACGGCAGCCCAAGCCAActtacaaaaagaaacaaaatgatttgcagaaaaaaaaaggtgacacAGAGGAAGAAGTAAAACCGAATGGTGTTCTTAGCAGGAGCgccaaagaaaaaagcaagctgAAGTTACAGAGCGGCGGTAACAGCA CTGGTATACCTCGCTCAGTGTTAAAAGATTGGCGCAAAGTAAAGAAGCTGAAGCAAACAGGAGAGTCCTTTTTGCAGGATGATTCTTGCTCTGAAATAGGACCAAATTTGCAAAAGTGCAGAGAATGTAGGTTAATAAGAAGTAAGAAAGGAGAAGAACCATCTCACTCACCAGTATTTTGTAGATTTTACTACTTTCGGCG gtTATCTTTTAGTAAGAATGGAGTGGTTAGGATAGATGGTTTCTCCTCTCCTGATCAATATGATGATGAAGCGCTGAGTTTATGGACACATGAAAACTATGAAGATGATGAACTGGACCTAGAAACTTCTAAATACATCCTAGATATCATAGGTGATAAATTTTGTCAGTTAGTAACATCTGAGAAAACAGCCATGTCCTGGGTAAAAAAAGACG ccAAAATTGCATGGAAGAGAGCAGTGAGAGGAGTCCGTGAGATGTGTGATGCATGTGAAGCCACATTATTCAACATTCATTGGGTCTGCCAGAAATGTGGATTTGTGGTCTGCCTAGATTGTTAcaaggcaaaggaaagaaaaagttctaGAG ATAAGGAGTTATATGCCTGGATGAAGTGTGTGAAGGGACAGCCTCATGATCACAAACACCTGATGCCAACACAGATTATTCCAGGCTCTG ttttGACAGATCTTTTGGATGCTATGCACAATATTAGAGAAAAATTTGAGATCAAATCCCATTGTCAGTGTGCCAGCAAGCAGAGCGCACAAGCTGGCAAGCTTCCTGCGATGAATGGTGTGTCTCAG GTTTTGCAGAATGTCCTTAACCACAGTAATAAAATTTCTCTGTGCATGCCTGAGTCTCAACAGCAGAATACTCCTCAAAAGTCTGAGGCAAATGGTAATACAAGTCCAAGGAGTGATGTAAGCACAGACAGCAAGTTAACACCACCTGAATCGCAGTCACCACTGCACTGGTTAGCTGATCTTGCAGAGCAGAAagccagagaagaaaagaaag AGAATAAAGAATGTCCTTCTGGAAAACAttcaaaggaagagaaagaccAGGATAATTTGGAGTCCCAAAACTGCAAAagctctcctcctccatcccagAACAATGAGCAGGGCTCAACATTACGGGATTTATTAACTACGACAGCAGGCAAACTGCGTCTGGGTTCTACAGATGCTGGTATTGCTTTTGCTCCAGTTTACTCTACGGGGACAGCA AGTGGCAAGAGTGGAAGGACTATGCCAAACATTCTTGATGACATAATTGCTTCAGTAGTAGAAAACAAGATTCCACCAAATAGAGCACCAAAGATAAatgtaaaatctgaaataaaagatgAGCCAAAGGATGATAAAAAATGTATTCAGGATGACTGCAGTAAACGGTACAGTGACATTCAGTATTCGTGGATCTGTGATAAGCATGTTTTGTGGCTCAGAGACCAtaaaaacagcaacaactgGAAGCTCTTCAAAGAGTGCTGGAAACAAGGAAGG cCTGTTCTAGTGTCTGGTATGCATAAGAAAATGAACTTCAGCCTGTGGAAAGCTGAGTCCATTAGTCTAGATTTTGGAAACCAGCAAGCCGACATCTTGAATTGCAAAGACAGTATTATTTCAAACACCAATGTCAAGGAGTTCTGGGATGGTTTTGAAGATGTTTCAA aacggcagaaaataaaaaatggggAGACAGCTCTACTAAAACTGAAAGATTGGCCTTCTGGTGAAGATTTCAAGGCGATGATGCCAGCAAG gTATGAGGACTTACTAAAAAGTTTACCCTTGCCTGAATATTGTAGTCCAGAAGGAAAACTAAACTTGGCTTCTCATCTGCCAGGATTTTTTGTCCGTCCAGATTTGGGACCCAGACTATGCAGTGCATATG GTGTGGCTGCTACTAAAGACCATGATATAGGAACCACAAATCTGCATATTGAAGTTTCTGATGTTGTGAACATCCTTGTTTATGTTGGCATAGCAAAAGGAAATGGAGTACTTTCCAAATCAG GAGTTCTGAAGAAGTTGGAAGAGGAAGATTTGGATGACCTTTTAAGGAAGCGGTTGAAGGATTCAAGTGAATTACCTGGTGCTTTATGGCACATTTATGCTGGCAAAGATGCTGACAAGATAAGGGAGTTCCTTCAAAAG ATAGCAAAAGAGCAAGGGCTAGACCTTTTACCAGAGCATGATCCAATACGTGATCAGAGTTGGTATGTGAACAAAAAACTTCGCCAAAGACTTCTTGAAGAATACGGTGTGAAAACTTGTACGGTTATTCAGTTTCTTGGTGATGCTATTATTCTACCAGCAGGAGCACTGCATCAG GTGCAAAATTTTCACAGCTGCGTTCAAGTAACTGAAGACTTTGTGTCTCCAGAACATCTTGTACAGTCATTTCACCTAACGCAGGAGCTGAGGCTGTCAAAGGAAGAAATCAATTACGATGATAAACTGCAG GTTAAAAATATCTTGTATCATGCAGTTAAGGAAATGGTGAGAGCTTTGAAGATTCACGAAGGTGAACTGGAAGACATGGATGAAAACTGA